A single genomic interval of Persephonella sp. harbors:
- the modA gene encoding molybdate ABC transporter substrate-binding protein, protein LLNPLIKKIAIPDPKTAPYGREAKKALEKSGIYQKVRYKLVYGESVGQATQYIYKGLVDVGFTAKSVVFSPQMRNKGIWVEIDKSLYSPIKQGAVILRHGKNNPYADKFVKFILSEEGKKILKKYGYRVDE, encoded by the coding sequence TCTTTTAAACCCCTTAATCAAAAAAATAGCAATCCCTGACCCTAAAACCGCTCCGTATGGCAGAGAAGCGAAAAAAGCCCTTGAAAAATCAGGAATATACCAAAAGGTAAGGTACAAACTTGTATATGGAGAGAGCGTAGGTCAGGCAACCCAGTATATATACAAAGGTTTAGTTGATGTTGGCTTTACAGCAAAATCAGTAGTTTTTTCTCCACAAATGAGAAACAAAGGTATTTGGGTAGAAATTGATAAATCTTTATACTCCCCTATAAAACAGGGGGCTGTTATCCTGAGGCACGGAAAAAACAACCCTTATGCAGACAAATTTGTTAAGTTTATACTTTCAGAGGAAGGAAAAAAGATCTTAAAAAAATATGGATATAGGGTAGATGAATAA